GGGCAGCGCGCTCTCCGGCCCGACGACGCCCCGCTGGCACTCGACGGTGAGCAGCACGACTCCGCCGTCCGGCCGGATCCACTCCCCGAGCCGCTCTCTCGCACTCTCACCCATGGTCTCCCCTTGCCTGCGCGCGGTTGGCCCTCCATGCTTTCTGACGTCTCATCAGAAATCCAGAAGGGTGCGGACGATGACCGTCGCACAGCGCCGTGGACGCCGGATCATGATGACCCCGGCCGAGCTCGACTCGTTCCTCGCCGAACAGCGCACCTGCCGGGTGGCGACCGTATCCGCCGACGGGCGCCCGCACGTGAGCGCGCTCTGGTTCGCCTGGGACGGCAGCTCTCTGTGGCTGTACTCGCTGACGCGCAGCCGCCGTTGGGCGGAGATGTGCGCGGACGGGCGGATCGCCGTCGTGGTGGACGACGGCGAGGAGTACGGCGAGCTGCGGGGCGTGGAGCTCTCGGGGACGGCCGTCTTCGTCGGCGAGGCACCGCGCACCGGCCTACCCTGCGCCGAACTCGACGCGCCGGAGCAGCTCTTCGCCGCCAAGAACTTCGGTCTGGACGCGATGCCGCACGACGGCCGGCACGCCTGGATCCGGCTGACCCCGGACGCCATCGCGTCCTGGGACTTCCGCAAGCTCGCGGGCCTCTGACGCCGGCACGCGGCCTCTGACACCAACTCGCGTACCTCTGCCGTCACCTCGCGTCCCATACGTCACCTCGCCGGGCCTCCGACGTGAGCACGCGGACTCTGACGTCAGCACGCGGCCTCCGACATCAGCTCGCCGGCCTCCGACGTCAGCTCGCCAGCGGCACGGCCGCCGCCCGCAGCGCCCCGACGACCGCCCGTACGGAGGGACGCCGGCCGGCGTCGGCGCGCCAGGTGGCGTAGATGTGCCGCCGCATCTTCTGCCGTACGGGCACGAAGACGACGCCGTCCGGCAGCGGGCGGCCGAGGCGGGGCGTCACGCACACCCCGAGCCCGGCGGCGACGAGCGCCAGCTGGGTGTGGTGCTCTCCCGCCAGGTGGCCGATGCGCGGCTCGATGCCCTGGGAGCGCAGCGTGAACATCAGCCAGTCGTGGCAGAACTCGCCCTCCGGCCAGGACACCCACTCCTCGTCGGCGAAGTCCTCCAGGTCCACCGAGTCACGCCCGGCCAGCCGGTGCCCGCTGGGCAGCGCGACGTCCGCGGAGTCGTCGAGGAGATGGGTCCGCTCCAGACTGCCCGGCACGGGCGCCCGCTTGTTGCTCCAGTCCAGGACGACGGCGAGGTCCGCGTCGCCGCGGAGCACCGCGCGCACGCCCGGCTCGGGCTCCAGCTCCGTCGTACGGACCCGGAGTTCGGGATGGCCGGCGCGCAGGGAGGCGAGCGCGGCGGGGAAGAGCCCGCGGGCCGCCGTGGGGAAGGCCGCGAGCCGCACCTCGCCCACCACCTGGCCGCGCTGGGCCTCGATGTCGGCCTGGGCGAGCTGGACGTGGGAGAGGATCCGGGCCGCGTGCTCGGCGAGGAGCAGCCCGGCGTCGGTGAGCCGGACCCCCCGGCCGTTCTTGGCGAGCAGCTGCTGCCCCACCTCGCGCTCCAGTTTGGCGAGCTGTTGGGAGACGGCCGAGGTGGTGACGTGCAGCCCGTCGGCGGCGCCGCTCACCGAACCGTGCCGCGCGACGGCGTCGAGGGTACGGAGGCGCTCCAGATTCAACATGTAAGCGATACTAAGGGAAGGGGTCGAAGAATTCTCACTTGTCCTAAGAGATCGTGGCCCCCACGCTGAGCACATGAGCCCCGCAACGCCACCGCCCCTCGCCGCCTCCGCCTCCGCCTCCGCCTCACGCTCCGTCTCCATCTCCCCCTCCGCCTCACGCTCCGTCTCCATCTCCCCCTTCCCCTCCCCCAGTCCGTCCCGCGGCGCCCGTCTCCTCGACTGGCGCGTCCGTTTCGGCGCGCTGGCCCTGATCTGGGGGTTCAGCTTCCTCTTCATCAAGGTCGGCACGGAGGGCTTCGCGCCCTTCCAGGTGACGTTCGGACGGCTCCTGTTCGGTACGGCGGTGCTCGCCGCGGCCCTGGTCGTCAAGCGGGACCGGCTGCCGCGCGGCGCCCGGGTCTGGGGCCATCTGACGGTCGCGGCCTTCCTGCTCAACGCGCTGCCGTTCTCGCTCTTCGCGTACGCGGAGCTGACGATCCCCTCGACCCTGGCGGGTATCTGCAACGCGACGACCCCGCTGTGGGGCATGCTGCTCTCGCTGGTCGCACTCTCCGAGGACCGCCCGACCCGGGTCCGCGCCGCCGGCCTCGGCATCGGCTTCATGGGGGTGCTCACGGTGCTCGGCGCCTGGCAGGGCTTCTCCGGCCTCGACGTGACCGGCACCGCGCTGGCCCTGCTGGCCTCGTTCAGCTACGCGGTGGGCTGGATCTACGTCCGCAGGACGCTGAGCGCCACAGGCGTCTCGCACCTCTCGCTGGCCGGCTCGCAGGTGGCCCTGGCGACGCTCCAACTCGCCGTGGTCACCCCTCTGTTCACCTCGATGCCGACGTCGGTGGAGGTCGTGCCGCTGCTCGCCGTGATCGCGCTCGGCGCGCTCGGCACCGGGTACGCGATGCTGCTCCAGTACGGGGTCGTGGCGGAGGTCGGCCCGACGACGGCGGCCATGGTCACGTACTTCATCCCGGTCATCGCCACGGCGGCGGGCGTGGCGCTCCTGGACGAGGGGCTCGCCTGGAACACCCCGGTGGGCGCGGTGATCGTCCTCGCCGGAGCCGCGCTCACCCAGACCCGCGCGTCCCGTCGTACGGCTCCGAGGACGAAGGCCCCGGAACCGCATCCCGCACCCGAGCCCGGCCCCGCGCTCCACCGGCAACCCGCCTCTGACCACATCCCGATGACCACGCTCCGATGACCACACCCCCCTCCGAAGCCGCCGCCGAACCCTCCGGCGGGCACCGGCCGGCGCCCTCCACCGCACCGCGCCCCCGCCCTACCCGTAACTCCGCGCGGGCGCCCGGCCCGCCGCCCGGGCGACGGCATCGGCCAGGGACTCGACGTCCCCGGCGGTGAGCCCGGAGACGGTGAGCCGGACGGCCGGCCCCGTGTCCATCCGGAACCGCGCCCCCGGCGCGACCGCCCACCCGTCGGCCATGAGCCGCGCCACCGCGCCCGTCTCGTCGGCGACGGGCACCCAGACGTTCATGCCGCCGCGCCCGTGGGCCTCGATGCCGCGCCGGGCGAGCGCCCGGACGAGACCGTCACGCCGCCTCCCGTACGACCGCGCGACGACGGCCGGGTCCACCGCCTCGGAGGCCCAGAGGTGGGCGACGGTCCGCTGGAGCAGCCGGCTGACCCAGCCGGGACCGAGCCGCTGCCGGCCGAGGACCCGGTCGACGGTCTCCGCGTCCCCGGTGAAGGCGGCGATCCGCAGGTCGGGGCCGTAGGCCTTGGCGACCGAGCGCACCAGCACCCAGTGACCGCTCACCCCGGCGAGCGGGTGGAGGGGCTGCTCGACGATGCCGTGCCCGTGGTCGTCCTCGACGAGGAGGACGTCGGGGTGGGCGGCGAGGACCCGCCGCAGATCCCGGGCCCGCTCCTCGGTGACGCACGCACCGGTCGGGTTCTGCGCCCGGTCGGTGACGATCACCGCGCGCGCCCCGTCCTGCCGGATCGCGCGCTCGACCTCCTCCGGCAGCGGCCCCTCGTCGTCGACGCGGACCGGCACCGGCCTCAGCCCGAGCGCCGGTACGAGGTCGAGGAGGCTGCCCCAGCCCGGGTCCTCGACGGCGACGGCGTCTCCCGGCCTGAGGTGCGCGGCGAGCACCCGCTCGATGGCGTCGAGGCAGCCGGAGGCGACGCCGACCGGCCCGGCGGGTACGCCGTCCGCGTCGAACGCGGCGCGCGCGAGCCGCCCGAACTCCTCGTCGACGGGGGCCTCTCCGTACATGCCGGGCTGCTCGGCGTACCGCCGGGCGACCTCCGCGAAGGCCTCTCCGAGCGGGGGCAGCAGCGCGGGGTCGGGGCTTCCGTTGCTCACGTCCCTGACCCCCGCGGGGGCCTCCACCCCGATCGAGCCGCGCGCGGTCGTGGCGGGCCGCGGCCGCACCCGGCTGCCGCGCCGCCCGTCCGTCTCGATGACCCCGCGCTCGCGCAGGGTCCGGTAGGCGGCGGCGACCGTGTTGGGATTCACCCCGAGTTCGCGCGCCAACTCCCGCATGGGCGGCAGATGCTGCCCGGGCTCCAACGCGCCCGCGCCGACACCGCGCTCGACGCTGGCGGCGATGTCCGATGCGCGTCGACCTTCGATCCGATACTCTCCTAGCACAAACATCATTATGCACTAGTGCAATGGAGTTCGCCATGACCGCCGCCGCCGAGAGCTACGCGCCGACCGACCGGACCGTGCCCACCCGCAACCGCGACCGCGCGTCGTACGACAGGTCACTGGTCCACTCGATACTCGACGAGACCGCCGTCTGCCACCTCGGATTCGTCCGCGACGGCGCGCCGGTCGTGCTCCCGACGCTCTTCGGCCGGGTCGGCGACCGGCTCTACGTCCACGGCTCGACCGGCTCGCGCCCCCTGCGCACGGCGGGCGACGGCGTGCGGGCGCCCGGCCTCCCCGTCTGCCTGACCGTGACCCTCGTCGACGGCCTCGTGCTGGCGCGCTCCGCGTTCCACCACTCCCTCAACTACCGCTCGGTCGTCGTCCACGGCACCGCGCACCAGGTCACCGACCCCGAGGAGCTGCGGATCGCCCTCGACGCGCTCGTCGACCACGTCGTCCCCGGCCGCTCCCGCGACTCGCGCCCGGCGAACGCCAAGGAGCTCGCCGCGACCGCCGTGATCCGACTCGACCTGGACGAGGTGTCCGCGAAGGTCCGCGCCGGCGGCCCCAACGACGACGCCGAGGACCTGACCCTTCCGCACTGGACGGGCGTGGTCCCCGTTCGCACGGTCCACGGCACCCCGGTCCCGGCCGACGACCTGGACCCTGCCGTCGCCCTGCCCGACTACCTCGCCGCGCGCTGAGAACGGGAGCATCCACGATGCTGATCCATCCCTGGGACGCCGCCCACGACGAGGGCGAGTGGCGCGACTGGCTCTCCCGGCACGACTTCGGCCAGCTCGCCGTCAACGGCCTGCCCGGAGACCCGCCGTCGGTGCAGCCGATGCACTTCCGGTACGAGCCCGAGGCCGGCCCGCACGGCCGCGTCCTGGCGCACCTGGCCCGCCCGAACCCGCTGTGGCGAGCCCTCGAAGCGAACCCGACGGTGCTGCTGAGCGTCGTCGACGACTACGTCTTCGCCCCCGGCCCGTGGACGGCCCCCGAGGGCACGCCGCCCGAGCACGGAACCCCGACCTCGTACTACGCGGCCGTCCAGCTCCGGTGCACGGCGCACGTGGTCGACGACCCGGCGGAGAAGGCCGAGCTCCTCAACCGCCAGGTCGCCCACTTCCAGCCGGACGGGGCCACTGCCCTGGCGACCCCCGGCGAGGCTCCCTTCGGCCGCCTCCTCTCGGGCATCCGCGTCCTGAACCTGGAGGTGACCGAGGTCCGGGCCAAGTTCAAGTACGCGGGCAACAAACCGGAGGAGGTCCAGGCCCGCATCGCCACCCACCTCGCGGAACGCGCGGGCCCCGGCGACCTCGCCGCCCGCACCCACCAGCTACGCAGGGGCGCCAGGGACTGACGGCAACGAGGCCTGCTCCACGCGCGGGGGCGACCGCCCGGCCGACCGTCGCCGCCCAACCCGGAAACGCGCCCCGCACCCGCCCTACCCGACCACCGCCCCCACGCCCCTCTCCGACTCCGCCTCCGTCTCCGTCTCCCGCTTGTGCGCCACCGCCGTCCGGGCCTCGGCGAAGGCGAGGCCCATGACGGCGGCGAGCAGCAGCGACGTCCCCAGGACGATCGCGGCGGTGAGGTGCTCACCCAGCAGGGAGACGGCGATCAGGGCCGCGCTCACCGGCTCCAGGAGCATGATCACGGAGACCGTGGCGGCCCGGACGACGGCGGCCCCGGCGAAGTAGAGCGCGTACGCGAGGGCGGTCGGCACGGCCGCCACGTACACGAGCAGGAGTACGACCCGTACCGGCGATTCGGTGTGCGGGACGAGTCCCTCCGCGGCCGCGAGCGGCAGCAGCCCGACCGCTCCGATGGCGAAGGCCCACGTGGTCGTCGCGAGGGCGTCCGTACCGCCGCCGTCACGGCCGAGCCACCGGGTGAGCAGGGTGATCGCCGCGTACCCGGCCGCGGACACGACCGCGAGGGTCACGCCCAGCGGCCGCACCTCCGCGTCCCCGCCGCCCAGGACGAGGACGGCCAGTCCGGCAAGCGCCCCCGCCGCCGCGAGGAGACCGCCGCGACCGAGGTGTTCGCCCATCGTGAGCCGGGCGCCGACGGCGATGAGGACGGGCCCCGCACCCAGGGTGACGACGGTGCCGACGGCGAGACCGGTGTCCTGGACCGCGGCGAAGTAGGCGCTCTGGAAGACGGTGAGCCCGACCCCCGTACCGAGGATGCGGGCCGCACGTCGGCCACGCGGTTCCCCGGCGGTACGGGCGACCGCGCGCCGGGGCCGCAGGGCCAGCGCACCCAGCAGCAGGACGAGCCCGCCGACGCAGCGCCAGAAGGAGAGGGCCAGCGGGCCCATGTCGCTGACGCGGAAGACCAGCGAGGCCGCGGCACCGGCGGTGCCCCAGGCGATCCCGGCGACGATGAGATAGACGAGGCTCCGCCCGACGGACAGGGCGGATCCCGAGGAGTTCGACACGTGACTTCTCCGTGGAGGAAGAGAGGGAAGGAGGGTCGCTCGGCTCCGCGCGCGGACAGCGACGCACCACTCGGGGGCGAGGAGTCGCCCACCCGAGCCCGGTCTTCGTCAGGAGATGTCGCCGCGCGCGCTAGGCGGCGGGCGGCGGAAGTACGGTCGCGTGCATGATCGGCACCCTAGGCGCCGGTCCGCCCGGCCGACAACTCCGTTTCCCGCCCGACACCTTCCGGCTCCGCCCCGGACCCGGCCACGGGGCCGGACGGCGGCGCCTTGGGCGTCGAGGACTGGGCGATGAAGGCCCCGACCAGGACCAGCGCGCCGCCGAGGATCTGCGGCGCCTCCAGGTGCTCACCGAGCAGGACCCAGGCCAGGACGGTCGCCACGACGGCCTCCAGGCAGGCCACGACGCCCGCGACCTGCGGGGAGAGCCGACGCACGGAGATGACACCGGTGACGTACGAGAGGACGGTGGCGATCAGGACGATCCAGCCGAGCAGCAGCCACGCGGGCACACTGCTGCCGTCCATGTCGGCACTGCCGCCGAGGATCGCCCAGTCCATGTTCCACGGCCGGGCCACGACGGTGAGGACGAGCGCGCCGATCAGCAGTCCATACGCGATGACACCGAGCGGATCGGCCTGCTCGGCCTCGTCGGCGCCCTGGTCGGAGAGGACGAAGTAGCCGACCTGGCAGCAGGCGGCGGCGAGCGCCAGGAGCAGACCGACGAGGTCGAAACTCAGCCCGGACCAGACCTGGACGACACAGGCGAGCCCGCCGACGGCCAGGACGACGCCGAGGGCGGCGGCGCGGGTGACGGGCCGCCGCTGGACGAAACGGACCCAGCCGAGGACGAGGGCCGGGGCGAGGTACTCGATGAGCAGCGCGACACCGACGGGGATGCGGGAGATCGAGGCGAAGTAGAAGGCCTGGACGCCGGCGACGGCGAGCAGGCCGAAGCCCAGGAGGAGGGCGGGTTTGCGGCGCAGGAGGTCGCGGTGGCGCCAGGCCACCGGAAGCATGACGAGCGCGGCGCCGGCGACCCGCAGCCACACCACGTGCAGCGGATCGAGTCCCGCCTCGATGAGCGGCTTGGCCGCCACTCCTGAACCACCGAATGCGAAGGCCGAGGCCAGGGCAAGTCCCAGGCCGGCGCTTCTCCCCTGAGACGCGTGCATCGGGCCATCATGACAGGACGCCGTCAGGTGCGTAACCCCCGTTACGCCTGTTGAGACGGCAGCTCCCCGGAGCCGTCCGCCCCACCCCTCAAGGGGGCGTCGATCAGCCCCGCGATCCGCGCCTCGGCACGGGCGACGAGCGCGCCCGGATCGACCCCGGCCCGCCGCAGCACGTCGACGGCCCGACTC
Above is a genomic segment from Streptomyces sp. NBC_00094 containing:
- a CDS encoding FMN-binding negative transcriptional regulator, which translates into the protein MLIHPWDAAHDEGEWRDWLSRHDFGQLAVNGLPGDPPSVQPMHFRYEPEAGPHGRVLAHLARPNPLWRALEANPTVLLSVVDDYVFAPGPWTAPEGTPPEHGTPTSYYAAVQLRCTAHVVDDPAEKAELLNRQVAHFQPDGATALATPGEAPFGRLLSGIRVLNLEVTEVRAKFKYAGNKPEEVQARIATHLAERAGPGDLAARTHQLRRGARD
- a CDS encoding pyridoxamine 5'-phosphate oxidase family protein; protein product: MTVAQRRGRRIMMTPAELDSFLAEQRTCRVATVSADGRPHVSALWFAWDGSSLWLYSLTRSRRWAEMCADGRIAVVVDDGEEYGELRGVELSGTAVFVGEAPRTGLPCAELDAPEQLFAAKNFGLDAMPHDGRHAWIRLTPDAIASWDFRKLAGL
- a CDS encoding DMT family transporter; this encodes MSNSSGSALSVGRSLVYLIVAGIAWGTAGAAASLVFRVSDMGPLALSFWRCVGGLVLLLGALALRPRRAVARTAGEPRGRRAARILGTGVGLTVFQSAYFAAVQDTGLAVGTVVTLGAGPVLIAVGARLTMGEHLGRGGLLAAAGALAGLAVLVLGGGDAEVRPLGVTLAVVSAAGYAAITLLTRWLGRDGGGTDALATTTWAFAIGAVGLLPLAAAEGLVPHTESPVRVVLLLVYVAAVPTALAYALYFAGAAVVRAATVSVIMLLEPVSAALIAVSLLGEHLTAAIVLGTSLLLAAVMGLAFAEARTAVAHKRETETEAESERGVGAVVG
- a CDS encoding DMT family transporter; its protein translation is MHASQGRSAGLGLALASAFAFGGSGVAAKPLIEAGLDPLHVVWLRVAGAALVMLPVAWRHRDLLRRKPALLLGFGLLAVAGVQAFYFASISRIPVGVALLIEYLAPALVLGWVRFVQRRPVTRAAALGVVLAVGGLACVVQVWSGLSFDLVGLLLALAAACCQVGYFVLSDQGADEAEQADPLGVIAYGLLIGALVLTVVARPWNMDWAILGGSADMDGSSVPAWLLLGWIVLIATVLSYVTGVISVRRLSPQVAGVVACLEAVVATVLAWVLLGEHLEAPQILGGALVLVGAFIAQSSTPKAPPSGPVAGSGAEPEGVGRETELSAGRTGA
- a CDS encoding LysR family transcriptional regulator, with amino-acid sequence MLNLERLRTLDAVARHGSVSGAADGLHVTTSAVSQQLAKLEREVGQQLLAKNGRGVRLTDAGLLLAEHAARILSHVQLAQADIEAQRGQVVGEVRLAAFPTAARGLFPAALASLRAGHPELRVRTTELEPEPGVRAVLRGDADLAVVLDWSNKRAPVPGSLERTHLLDDSADVALPSGHRLAGRDSVDLEDFADEEWVSWPEGEFCHDWLMFTLRSQGIEPRIGHLAGEHHTQLALVAAGLGVCVTPRLGRPLPDGVVFVPVRQKMRRHIYATWRADAGRRPSVRAVVGALRAAAVPLAS
- a CDS encoding DMT family transporter, with the translated sequence MSPATPPPLAASASASASRSVSISPSASRSVSISPFPSPSPSRGARLLDWRVRFGALALIWGFSFLFIKVGTEGFAPFQVTFGRLLFGTAVLAAALVVKRDRLPRGARVWGHLTVAAFLLNALPFSLFAYAELTIPSTLAGICNATTPLWGMLLSLVALSEDRPTRVRAAGLGIGFMGVLTVLGAWQGFSGLDVTGTALALLASFSYAVGWIYVRRTLSATGVSHLSLAGSQVALATLQLAVVTPLFTSMPTSVEVVPLLAVIALGALGTGYAMLLQYGVVAEVGPTTAAMVTYFIPVIATAAGVALLDEGLAWNTPVGAVIVLAGAALTQTRASRRTAPRTKAPEPHPAPEPGPALHRQPASDHIPMTTLR
- a CDS encoding pyridoxamine 5'-phosphate oxidase family protein, encoding MTAAAESYAPTDRTVPTRNRDRASYDRSLVHSILDETAVCHLGFVRDGAPVVLPTLFGRVGDRLYVHGSTGSRPLRTAGDGVRAPGLPVCLTVTLVDGLVLARSAFHHSLNYRSVVVHGTAHQVTDPEELRIALDALVDHVVPGRSRDSRPANAKELAATAVIRLDLDEVSAKVRAGGPNDDAEDLTLPHWTGVVPVRTVHGTPVPADDLDPAVALPDYLAAR
- a CDS encoding aminotransferase class I/II-fold pyridoxal phosphate-dependent enzyme — protein: MLGEYRIEGRRASDIAASVERGVGAGALEPGQHLPPMRELARELGVNPNTVAAAYRTLRERGVIETDGRRGSRVRPRPATTARGSIGVEAPAGVRDVSNGSPDPALLPPLGEAFAEVARRYAEQPGMYGEAPVDEEFGRLARAAFDADGVPAGPVGVASGCLDAIERVLAAHLRPGDAVAVEDPGWGSLLDLVPALGLRPVPVRVDDEGPLPEEVERAIRQDGARAVIVTDRAQNPTGACVTEERARDLRRVLAAHPDVLLVEDDHGHGIVEQPLHPLAGVSGHWVLVRSVAKAYGPDLRIAAFTGDAETVDRVLGRQRLGPGWVSRLLQRTVAHLWASEAVDPAVVARSYGRRRDGLVRALARRGIEAHGRGGMNVWVPVADETGAVARLMADGWAVAPGARFRMDTGPAVRLTVSGLTAGDVESLADAVARAAGRAPARSYG